The following is a genomic window from Photobacterium sp. GJ3.
AAACGGCCGAACAACGACTCGAGGTGCTGAGCCCGGAACTGGCTCAGATTCATGTCCGCATTGAAGAATCGGATTATCAGTTGCAGCAGAACCGGGCTGTACTGCAATTGACCGATTATCGCAGTTTACTGAAACCGGGGGAGCCCTGTCCGCTGTGTGGCGGCGCGGATCATCCTTACGCAGCCCAGCATCCTGTGGTGGAAAGTCTGCTCGATCAGCAGCAACAGCGTCGTCAGGCACTGGCAAAAACCGCGCAGCAACTGGAGGGGGAACGCCATCATCTTGAACAGTTGCTGCCGCAGCATGCCCAGCGTTTGGCCGTGATTCAGGATGAGCTGGCCAGTCTTCAGGTGGTGTCCGCCAAGGCTGCAACCCAGATTGGTCAGCAGGCGCTGTCACTGGAGATTTCGCTTGCCGCAGACATCAGCGGGGAAGAACTGCGGACGCAATGGCAGGGATGGCAGCAGGAAGCCGAACAGCTTCATTTGCAGATGAAACAACTGCAGCATCAAGATGAAATCAGCCAGGATCAGATCCGGCAAGGCCGGGCACTGGAGCAGCAGATCCAGCAACTGGTTCAGGCGGCATCACAGCTGTCTGAGCAAAAACATCAGCTCGATCAGATCGAAGCGGGCAGACAGGCACGTCTGGCGGCTTTGGATGAGCAGCAGCAGGAACAGCAGCAGGTGCTCAAGCACAGGGCAGAGGCGCTGAATCTGCCGTTCGGTGGGGAAGTCTGGTTGACAGGGCTTCGGGAGTTGGGCGAGGAGCAATATCTGCTGCAACTGAATCAGCAGGTGGCGGATTACCGGCAATGGCAGCAGGCGCGGCTCACAACCGAAAAGCAATTGCACGAACTGGCCCCCCGTATTGCTCAGAGTCAGACGCAACGACAAAACCTGCACAAGCAACATCAGGAGATAGCACAGAAACAGAGCGCTTTGTCGCATGACATCCAGCAGTTGTGGCAGACGCGACTGGCCTTGGTCGGTGAGCAGCCACTTGCGCCATTAGAGGCGCAGCATCAGGCACTGATTGAAAATGCCCGACGGGCAGTCACCACCAGTGAGCAGCAGCAGCGACAGACCGGTGAAGCCTGTGCTGCTGCACATTCGGCGTTGCACAGCCTTCAGCAGCAGTTGAACGAAGCACAGGCCGAATCAGAGCGCGTGCATCAGCAATGGCAGGACTGGCACCAGAAACTGGGGATGGATGCTGCGGAACTGGTGGCCTTGCTCAGCCGGGAGGAATCCTGGGTGGCTCAGGAAAAAGCGGCCTTGCAAGCGCTGGATCAGGCGCAGGCGGATGCCCGGACCCGATTATCTGAGCGCGAGCACGCGCTCGAAGAACATCAGCCGAAGGTGGTGGCTGCGACGGCTTGGTTCGTCGCACAGGATATCCCGATGGAGGCTGCGCAGCAGGAAGCCTGCCAAGCCCGGTGGCTTGAAGAGAAACATCTGCTGGAGGAGCAGCATTTCAGCAAGCGTCAGCAACGGACCCAGGCCGAACAGGCCGAGCAGCAGGCGGGAGCGCTGACCACGCAGTTACAGCAGCAGCAGGCGCAAACCGAGCTCTGGCTGAATATCAGTGAGCTGATCGGTTCTTCTACCGGCGATAAATTCCGTAAGCTAGCCCAAGGGCTGACCTTGCAGCAACTGGTGCTGCTGGCAAACGAACATTTGCAGGATCTGGCACCGCGTTATGCCCTGCAGCCTGTGCCGGGCAGCCCGCTGGCCCTGCAGGTGATCGATCATGATATGGGCGACGAAGTACGCAGTGTCGAGTCCCTGTCCGGTGGCGAGAGCTTTCTGGTGTCGCTGTCGCTGGCATTGGGTCTGGCGTCGCTGGCGGCTGATACCCGTCAGTTGGGCTCACTCTTTATTGATGAAGGCTTCGGGACGCTGGATCCGGACAGTCTGGAGATGGCGCTGGCCTGTCTGGATGCATTGCAGGCCGATGGCCGTCAGATTGGGGTGATATCCCATGTTGG
Proteins encoded in this region:
- a CDS encoding AAA family ATPase; the encoded protein is MKILVLRGENLASLQTQFEIDFANGRLGEAGLFAITGKTGAGKSTLLDAVCLALYDRMPRLQSNKKNDAEIGRGEDDNRLKANDVRSILSRGKAEAFAEVDFQANDGTQWRARWQVRRARGNAEGRIQPAEQWLENLESGQRFAGKKQEVQAEIERLIGLTFDQFRRAVMLPQGEFAAFLKAGADDRAALLEKMTGGEIYGRLSVAAFEKAREEKQKLNQLQEKLGDIALLSDAEKQALDEAIAVLKAQLTASEKRLAELGQHQQAMVHQAALQLRVTQSQQALAETHVQCEQAAPRSAYLAQLEKAQPARADFMLLNQSRLQIERLEKSQVTAQLALDSHQQQRIQADAAAEQAQAALLKVQQDWQTFEPKLKQAHLLDQKKEGLEQQQQIYRQEMQSLQQQLNQENENCQRLQAEQQALEAQGQQLAVRLEQHQALAAVAEQHASVQDNLKQYLSAHRAMSRIKHERQLGLQEQQTYQQQSSTLNQESEHLLTQKQALTQQLAALDINALEAAQAQSQQAYRLSQQRLDGLRQLMAQAQEWSSLLEREGRLTQELQELSQARQTAEQRLEVLSPELAQIHVRIEESDYQLQQNRAVLQLTDYRSLLKPGEPCPLCGGADHPYAAQHPVVESLLDQQQQRRQALAKTAQQLEGERHHLEQLLPQHAQRLAVIQDELASLQVVSAKAATQIGQQALSLEISLAADISGEELRTQWQGWQQEAEQLHLQMKQLQHQDEISQDQIRQGRALEQQIQQLVQAASQLSEQKHQLDQIEAGRQARLAALDEQQQEQQQVLKHRAEALNLPFGGEVWLTGLRELGEEQYLLQLNQQVADYRQWQQARLTTEKQLHELAPRIAQSQTQRQNLHKQHQEIAQKQSALSHDIQQLWQTRLALVGEQPLAPLEAQHQALIENARRAVTTSEQQQRQTGEACAAAHSALHSLQQQLNEAQAESERVHQQWQDWHQKLGMDAAELVALLSREESWVAQEKAALQALDQAQADARTRLSEREHALEEHQPKVVAATAWFVAQDIPMEAAQQEACQARWLEEKHLLEEQHFSKRQQRTQAEQAEQQAGALTTQLQQQQAQTELWLNISELIGSSTGDKFRKLAQGLTLQQLVLLANEHLQDLAPRYALQPVPGSPLALQVIDHDMGDEVRSVESLSGGESFLVSLSLALGLASLAADTRQLGSLFIDEGFGTLDPDSLEMALACLDALQADGRQIGVISHVGTLVERIGVQVAVEAMGGGRSRVKVTG